The following nucleotide sequence is from Deltaproteobacteria bacterium.
CACCGACGTGGAAGGCGCCTCCATGCCGCTGGTCATCAACCTCACGGCCACCTACGAACGGCTCGCGCTCGCGCTGGGCACCGACGTCCACGACATGGTGCGGGTCTACGGCGAGCGGCAGGCCCGGCCGATCCAGGCAAAGACCGTCATTGACGGGCCGGTGAAGGAGGTGGTGCTCAAGGGGGATGCGGTGGATCTGTCGTCCCTGCCAATCCCGTTCCACAACGAGCTCGACGCCGGTCCCTACATCACCGGCGGGGTCATGATCCTGAAAGACCCGGACACCGGCGCCCAGAACGCCGGGCTCTACCGCCACCAGGTCCACGACCCCCGCACCCTCGGAGTCTACATCCAGGGCAGCCACCATGGCGGCTACATCTACCGGCGCAACTCGGAGCGCGGCGAGGCCACGGAGTTCGCGCTGGTCATCGGACACTATCCCACGTTCATGCTCGGGGCGGTGTCGCGGCTGCCGGGCATCGGCGGCGAATTCGCCGAGGCCGGAGCGCTGCTACAGGAGCCCATCGAGCTGGTCAAGGCGGAGACCGTGGACCTCATGGTGCCGGCGCACGCGGAGATCGTCGTCGAGGGACGGCTCCTGCCGGACGAGACCCGTCTCGAAGGCCCCTTCGGCGAATGGACCGGCTACTACGTGAGCGTGGGCGCGCAGCCTGTGATGCATGTGTCGGCCATGACCATGCGCCGGAACCCCATCTACTACGACGTCTTCCCGGCGGGCCAGGAA
It contains:
- a CDS encoding UbiD family decarboxylase — protein: MAKDLRTFIEQLAAASPGQIRMVTRRVDRRFDITAIAERLGEDGRFPALVFTDVEGASMPLVINLTATYERLALALGTDVHDMVRVYGERQARPIQAKTVIDGPVKEVVLKGDAVDLSSLPIPFHNELDAGPYITGGVMILKDPDTGAQNAGLYRHQVHDPRTLGVYIQGSHHGGYIYRRNSERGEATEFALVIGHYPTFMLGAVSRLPGIGGEFAEAGALLQEPIELVKAETVDLMVPAHAEIVVEGRLLPDETRLEGPFGEWTGYYVSVGAQPVMHVSAMTMRRNPIYYDVFPAGQEHLVLGSLPRMGTIYRRVREAVPGVVNVNVPAHARTHCYISIRKTKDSEVKRAAMAAISTEPENLRCVVVVDDDINVFNEPEVTWAVGTRMRPDKDVLTIPDWNGPGDLLPSNWTYTVDGTHEPVMGAVMILDATKPAPPVQYPQRARPPQDKVREVRLEGLLRAFDPSLLR